A stretch of the Dyella telluris genome encodes the following:
- the hisH gene encoding imidazole glycerol phosphate synthase subunit HisH, giving the protein MSVVLVDAGGTNIGSVRYALQRLGVDAALTSDPAAIRAADKVILPGVGAAGPGMARLRELGLVELMRSLTQPVLGVCLGMQLLCEHSEEGDTACLGVIPATVQRFVEQPGLRVPHMGWNRLQQKQGHALLDGLADGDWAYFVHSYAVPAGHYALATTEYGGEFASVIASGNFHGMQFHPERSAKVGARLLKNFLEL; this is encoded by the coding sequence ATGAGCGTCGTGCTGGTCGATGCCGGCGGCACCAACATCGGGTCGGTGCGTTACGCCTTGCAACGCCTGGGCGTGGATGCGGCGCTTACCTCGGACCCGGCGGCTATCCGCGCGGCGGACAAAGTGATCCTGCCCGGCGTGGGTGCAGCCGGCCCCGGCATGGCGCGCCTGCGGGAGCTGGGACTGGTTGAGCTGATGCGTTCGCTTACGCAGCCGGTGCTGGGCGTATGCCTGGGCATGCAACTGTTGTGCGAGCACTCGGAGGAGGGTGACACCGCCTGCCTTGGCGTGATCCCGGCGACGGTGCAGCGCTTTGTCGAGCAACCCGGCCTGCGCGTGCCGCACATGGGCTGGAACCGCCTGCAGCAGAAGCAGGGTCACGCGCTCCTGGACGGCCTGGCCGATGGTGACTGGGCCTACTTCGTGCACAGCTACGCCGTGCCCGCGGGCCATTACGCGCTGGCCACCACCGAGTACGGCGGCGAGTTTGCCTCGGTGATCGCGAGCGGCAACTTCCACGGCATGCAGTTCCACCCCGAGCGCTCGGCCAAGGTCGGCGCCCGCCTGCTAAAGAACTTCCTCGAACTATGA
- the hisIE gene encoding bifunctional phosphoribosyl-AMP cyclohydrolase/phosphoribosyl-ATP diphosphatase HisIE has product MNTITLDPARLDWSKGDGLLPAVIQHWLTGEVLMLGYMNAEALAATQHSGHVTFFSRSKQRLWTKGETSGHVLELKSVRMDCDADTLLVLAEPHGPTCHNGTSSCFGDKAVPPLGFLAELDALVAQRHAERPAGSYTTRLFEGGIRRMAQKVGEEGVETALAAVAQDDEALLGEAADLIYHLAVTLRARGLGLSDVSAVLAQRHAVRVAS; this is encoded by the coding sequence ATGAACACCATCACCCTTGATCCCGCACGACTCGACTGGTCCAAAGGCGACGGCCTGTTGCCGGCGGTGATCCAGCACTGGCTGACGGGCGAGGTGTTGATGCTGGGCTACATGAATGCCGAAGCCCTTGCTGCGACCCAGCACAGCGGTCACGTCACCTTCTTCAGCCGCAGCAAGCAGCGCTTGTGGACCAAGGGCGAAACCTCTGGCCACGTGCTGGAGCTGAAATCGGTACGCATGGACTGCGATGCCGACACCTTGCTGGTACTGGCCGAGCCGCACGGCCCGACCTGCCACAACGGCACCAGCAGCTGTTTCGGCGACAAGGCGGTGCCGCCGCTGGGGTTCCTGGCCGAGCTGGATGCACTGGTGGCGCAGCGTCACGCGGAGCGCCCGGCGGGCAGCTACACCACCCGGTTGTTCGAGGGCGGCATTCGGCGCATGGCGCAGAAGGTGGGCGAGGAGGGCGTCGAGACGGCGCTGGCGGCCGTGGCGCAGGACGACGAGGCATTGCTCGGCGAAGCGGCCGACCTGATCTACCACCTTGCCGTGACCTTGCGCGCGCGCGGGCTGGGGTTGTCGGACGTATCGGCCGTGCTGGCGCAGCGTCACGCGGTGCGCGTGGCGTCATAA
- the hisA gene encoding 1-(5-phosphoribosyl)-5-[(5-phosphoribosylamino)methylideneamino]imidazole-4-carboxamide isomerase — protein sequence MSFTVIPAIDLRAGRVVRLKQGDYAQQTTYEFDPRALAGDYAQAGAAWLHLVDLDGARGGSLENLAVIEAIARDGMKIQAGGGVRTEADVQRLFDAGVSRVVLGSLAIREPAMVEAWLAARGAERFTLALDTLYRDGAWTLPSAGWTETESRTLDDLAPWYAERGAQHLLCTDIDRDGMLAGFNLDLYRYLADTVPSMAVQASGGVRSLDDIRAARDAGARGVILGRALLEGRFNLKDALAC from the coding sequence ATGAGTTTTACAGTCATTCCCGCCATTGATCTGCGCGCCGGTCGCGTCGTTCGCCTTAAGCAGGGCGATTACGCACAACAGACGACGTACGAGTTCGACCCACGCGCGCTTGCCGGTGATTACGCCCAGGCTGGCGCGGCCTGGCTGCACCTGGTGGACCTGGACGGCGCGCGCGGTGGCAGCCTGGAGAACCTGGCCGTGATCGAGGCGATTGCCCGGGACGGCATGAAGATCCAGGCGGGCGGTGGCGTGCGCACCGAGGCCGACGTGCAGCGCCTGTTCGATGCAGGCGTGTCCCGCGTGGTGCTGGGCAGCCTGGCCATCCGCGAACCCGCCATGGTGGAAGCATGGCTGGCGGCGCGTGGCGCGGAGCGATTCACCCTGGCGCTGGATACCTTGTATCGCGATGGTGCGTGGACGCTGCCCAGCGCCGGCTGGACGGAAACCGAATCGCGCACGCTGGACGATCTGGCGCCGTGGTACGCCGAGCGCGGCGCGCAGCACCTGCTGTGCACCGATATCGATCGCGACGGCATGCTGGCCGGTTTCAATCTGGATCTGTATCGCTACCTGGCGGACACCGTGCCATCGATGGCGGTGCAGGCCTCGGGCGGCGTGCGTTCGCTGGACGATATCCGAGCGGCGCGCGACGCCGGTGCACGCGGCGTGATCCTTGGCCGCGCCCTGCTGGAAGGTCGATTCAACCTGAAGGACGCCCTCGCATGCTGA
- a CDS encoding FAD/NAD(P)-binding protein codes for MADIAVIGGGAAGAAAFGELLSRFDGGTVHWIVGQHAPGRGVAYGTSDDQHLLNVRASAMGVFQEHAEDFIQHAARQLGQVKGTDFLPRRLFGDFIQAQVGARIDAARRAGRSFRIHPQSAREVVSRGPGGYAVRVGADRWLEVGEVVLAVGALAQRPLRSVSTTALAGGAYELDPWRLDRHPQSPRRVMVIGTGLTAVDTLLSAAIRWPHAELVAVSRHGLLPFTHAALPLTPYARQEELNRALLASEGTAAMFRHVRAAMSDAGDAEWRSIIDGMRPVNAQLWQQLSHPRRRQFLRHARWVWEAARHRMAPATGEAIYQLQEEGRLQVLAARVLDVDGTAPLQVTLRERSTQLVSALEADLVIQATGLDTAVAYGAHDLLSQLLRDGLAVADPLQLGVLARPDGQLTDGEGKPVPGLHAIGSLLRGNLWECTAMPEIRVAAHRLAVRLSQQSPVSRESASELP; via the coding sequence ATGGCTGATATCGCAGTGATCGGTGGTGGTGCCGCGGGAGCAGCGGCATTTGGCGAGCTCTTGTCGCGGTTTGATGGCGGTACGGTGCACTGGATCGTCGGGCAGCACGCACCGGGTCGTGGCGTGGCCTATGGCACCAGTGACGACCAGCACCTGTTGAACGTGCGTGCGTCGGCGATGGGCGTGTTCCAGGAGCATGCCGAGGATTTCATCCAGCATGCCGCGCGCCAGCTGGGGCAGGTCAAGGGCACGGATTTCCTGCCGCGTCGCCTGTTCGGCGATTTCATCCAGGCCCAGGTGGGTGCGCGCATCGACGCTGCGCGTCGCGCCGGGCGCAGCTTCCGCATCCATCCCCAGAGTGCCCGCGAAGTGGTGTCGCGTGGCCCCGGCGGTTATGCCGTTCGTGTAGGCGCCGATCGCTGGCTCGAAGTGGGAGAGGTTGTGCTGGCTGTGGGCGCACTGGCGCAGCGTCCGCTGCGTAGCGTGTCGACCACGGCACTGGCGGGCGGCGCCTACGAGCTTGACCCGTGGCGGCTGGATCGCCACCCGCAGTCGCCTCGCCGTGTGATGGTGATCGGCACCGGCCTGACGGCGGTCGATACGCTGCTGTCCGCCGCCATCAGATGGCCGCATGCGGAACTGGTCGCGGTATCGCGCCACGGGCTGCTGCCGTTCACCCATGCCGCCTTGCCGCTGACGCCTTATGCACGGCAGGAAGAACTCAATCGTGCGTTGCTTGCCAGCGAAGGCACGGCGGCGATGTTCCGCCACGTGCGCGCCGCCATGAGCGACGCTGGCGATGCCGAATGGCGCAGCATCATCGACGGCATGCGGCCGGTCAATGCACAGCTGTGGCAGCAGCTTTCGCATCCACGGCGACGCCAGTTCCTGCGTCACGCGCGCTGGGTGTGGGAGGCTGCACGCCATCGCATGGCGCCGGCCACCGGCGAGGCGATCTATCAGCTGCAGGAGGAAGGGCGCCTGCAGGTGCTTGCCGCGCGCGTGCTGGACGTGGACGGCACGGCGCCGCTGCAGGTGACCCTGCGCGAGCGTTCCACGCAGCTGGTCAGCGCGTTGGAGGCGGACCTGGTCATTCAGGCAACGGGCCTGGATACAGCGGTGGCCTACGGTGCGCATGATCTGTTGTCACAGCTGTTGCGCGATGGCCTGGCGGTTGCTGATCCGCTGCAACTGGGCGTGCTTGCCCGGCCTGATGGCCAGCTGACGGATGGCGAGGGGAAACCCGTGCCGGGCCTGCATGCCATCGGTTCGCTGCTACGCGGCAACCTGTGGGAATGTACGGCCATGCCGGAGATTCGCGTAGCGGCACATCGGCTGGCGGTGCGCCTGTCGCAGCAAAGCCCGGTGTCGCGCGAGAGTGCCAGCGAATTGCCGTGA
- the hisF gene encoding imidazole glycerol phosphate synthase subunit HisF, translated as MLSRRLIPCLDVRDGKVVKGVKFRDHVVMGEIVDLALRYRDEGADELVFYDITASPEGRSVDRGWVERVASAIDIPFCVAGGIRSVDEARAVLHAGADKISVNSPALERPDLINELAAAFGVQCVVVGVDSLRDADGEWRVRQYTGDPSRTQALPRRTLDWVVEAQERGAGEIVLNCMGSDGVRQGYDLEQLMVVRSLCVVPLIASGGAGAPEHFRDAFLDADVDGALAASVFHSGAIAIPALKQSLHAWGVPVRQ; from the coding sequence ATGCTGAGCCGTCGCCTGATTCCCTGCCTGGACGTGCGCGACGGCAAGGTCGTGAAGGGCGTGAAGTTTCGCGACCACGTGGTGATGGGCGAAATCGTGGATCTCGCCTTGCGTTATCGCGACGAAGGCGCGGACGAGCTGGTGTTCTACGACATCACGGCCAGTCCGGAAGGCCGCAGCGTGGATCGCGGCTGGGTTGAGCGCGTGGCCAGTGCCATCGATATTCCGTTCTGCGTGGCCGGTGGCATCCGCAGCGTGGACGAGGCGCGCGCCGTGCTGCATGCCGGCGCTGACAAGATCTCGGTGAATTCGCCCGCGCTGGAGCGGCCCGACCTGATCAACGAGCTGGCCGCCGCCTTTGGCGTGCAGTGCGTGGTGGTGGGCGTGGACAGCCTGCGCGACGCCGATGGCGAATGGCGCGTGCGTCAGTACACCGGCGACCCATCGCGCACGCAGGCACTGCCGCGTCGCACGCTGGACTGGGTGGTCGAAGCGCAGGAGCGTGGCGCCGGCGAGATCGTGCTCAATTGCATGGGCAGCGATGGCGTGCGGCAGGGCTACGACCTGGAGCAGCTGATGGTGGTGCGCAGCCTGTGCGTGGTGCCGCTGATCGCATCCGGCGGCGCCGGGGCGCCCGAACATTTCCGTGATGCCTTCCTGGACGCGGATGTGGACGGCGCACTCGCCGCCAGCGTGTTCCATTCCGGCGCCATCGCCATCCCCGCGCTCAAGCAATCGCTGCACGCCTGGGGCGTGCCGGTCAGGCAGTAA
- a CDS encoding sulfate ABC transporter substrate-binding protein, whose product MKKSILVWLVAAGMWLSGAACAGDASLLNVSYDPTRELYRQINTAFAAQWKSQHGDDVSIKMSHGGSGKQARSVVDGLPADVVTLALAYDIDAIADRGLLAKDWQKKLPNNATPYTSTIVFLVRKGNPKGIKDWADLVRPGIQVVTPNPKSSGGARWNFLAAWGYALKQAGGSEATARTYVKELYKHVPVLDTGARGATNTFVQRGVGDVLIAWENEALLAKRQLGGDTFEIVVPSVTIVAEPPVAVVDSNVDKHGTRAIAQAYVEFLYSPQGQDIAAKNFYRPRAADVAARYASQFPATHTFTLAELFGDWRQVQAKFFADGAIFDQLGPGS is encoded by the coding sequence ATGAAGAAATCGATCCTGGTATGGCTCGTGGCGGCAGGCATGTGGCTGTCCGGCGCCGCCTGTGCCGGGGATGCCTCGCTGCTGAATGTCTCCTACGATCCCACGCGCGAGCTGTACCGGCAGATCAATACCGCCTTCGCCGCGCAGTGGAAGTCGCAGCATGGCGACGACGTCAGCATCAAGATGTCCCACGGCGGCTCAGGCAAGCAGGCGCGCTCGGTAGTGGATGGACTCCCCGCCGATGTAGTCACTCTTGCGCTGGCCTATGACATCGACGCCATTGCCGATCGCGGCCTGCTCGCGAAGGACTGGCAGAAGAAGCTGCCGAACAACGCCACGCCGTACACCTCCACCATCGTGTTCCTGGTGCGCAAGGGCAATCCCAAGGGCATCAAGGACTGGGCCGACCTGGTGCGACCGGGCATCCAGGTGGTGACGCCGAATCCGAAATCCTCCGGCGGCGCGCGCTGGAATTTCCTTGCCGCATGGGGCTATGCGCTCAAGCAGGCCGGTGGCAGCGAGGCCACGGCACGGACCTATGTGAAGGAGCTGTACAAGCACGTGCCGGTGCTCGACACGGGCGCGCGTGGCGCCACCAACACCTTTGTGCAGCGTGGCGTGGGTGACGTGCTGATCGCGTGGGAGAACGAAGCCCTGCTGGCGAAGCGGCAGCTGGGCGGCGATACCTTCGAGATCGTGGTGCCGTCGGTGACCATCGTGGCGGAGCCGCCGGTGGCCGTGGTGGACAGCAATGTCGACAAGCACGGTACGCGGGCCATCGCGCAGGCCTATGTGGAGTTCCTGTATTCGCCGCAGGGACAGGACATCGCCGCGAAGAACTTCTATCGCCCACGCGCCGCCGACGTGGCCGCGCGCTACGCCAGCCAGTTCCCCGCGACGCATACCTTCACCCTGGCCGAGTTGTTTGGCGACTGGCGTCAGGTGCAGGCGAAGTTCTTCGCCGATGGGGCGATTTTCGATCAGCTGGGGCCGGGAAGCTGA